One genomic segment of Cottoperca gobio chromosome 21, fCotGob3.1, whole genome shotgun sequence includes these proteins:
- the cog3 gene encoding LOW QUALITY PROTEIN: conserved oligomeric Golgi complex subunit 3 (The sequence of the model RefSeq protein was modified relative to this genomic sequence to represent the inferred CDS: deleted 1 base in 1 codon), giving the protein MASTDQSLLDLTDKETREKLSLWDRRTDAMAPLTEKQMDAVLEIRAAAETLSVPSELPIEDLCSLSSRSLQSPFTATVPASTEDVLLKGFQMLDMENDRIETAQQFFAWFAKLQANMDQDESSKYRKTRDDLNCYQEQCDAILVDVSAALEHLDSLQKQYLFVSNKTGTLHEACEQLLKEQSELVDLAENIQQKLSYFNELENINTKLNSPTLSVNSEGFIPMLSKLDDCIEYVSSNPHFKDYPVYLAKFKQCLSKAMQFMKIHIVNTLQHLTKQLTKRDPMGLTNADNAFTLYYVKYRAAAPKVRSLIEQIEQRAEKIPQYHQLLDEIHQCYLDQRDLLLSPSITSTITDLTNQNNKDHCALVRSGCAFMVHVCQDEHQLYNEFFSKPTPTLDELLEKLCLSLYDVLRPLIIHIIHLETLSELCSILKNEMLEDHVHNNAAQLGAFDGLVKQMLEDVQERLVYRTHIYIQTDILGYNPAPGDLAYPDKLEMMEKIAQSLKEEQVKRMSQESMFSDVQLEDPDGRRNSNAGSVEASHLQTSISPADLHGMWYPTVRRTLVCLSKLYRCIDVSLQFLFAEDWPFGLVLCKLVPFVQKSSVGITVLSLCALSVDRYRAVVSWNRIKGIGVPVWTAIEITLIWVISILLAVPEVVGFDMITMNYKDKHLRICLLHPVQTAPFMQFYKSVKHWWLFGFYFCMPLAWTAVFYALMTRKMLRNTENTLSDHTKQRREVAKTVFCLVIVFALCWLPLYLSRILKSTIYDEKDPKRCQLLSVFLVLDYFGINMASLNSCINPIALYTVSHRFKRCFKACLCSWCPLQDVSQDELQSVLKSRMQDQASEQSSNIKAHKQTSTPLPEQDTLPC; this is encoded by the exons ATGGCGTCCACAGATCAGTCCCTCCTGGACCTAACAGACAAGGAAACACGGGAGAAACTGTCGTTATGGGATCGCCGCACCGACGCAATGGCTCCCCTCACGGAGAAACAAATGGACGCTGTGCTGGAGATCCGAGCCGCAGCTGAAACGCTCTCTGTCCCGTCAGAG CTGCCCATTGAGGACTTGTGCAGCCTCTCGTCGCGGTCCTTGCAGTCCCCCTTCACAGCGACTGTGCCCGCGTCAACAGAGGACGTCCTGCTTAAGGGTTTCCAGATGCTTGATATGGAGAATGACAGGATAGAAACTGCACAACAG TTTTTTGCATGGTTTGCCAAGTTGCAGGCAAACATGGACCAGGATGAGAGCTCAAAATACAG GAAAACCAGAGATGATCTAAACTGCTACCAGGAACAATGCGATGCTATTCTGGTAGATGTCAGTGCTGCTCTGGAGCACTTGGACTCCCTTCAGAAACAGTATCTGTTTGTGTCCAATAAGACTGGCACCCTACACGAGGCCTGTGAACAGCTCCTGAAAGAGCAG TCGGAGCTCGTTGACCTGGCAGAGAACATACAGCAGAAACTGTCATATTTTAATGAGTTAGAAAACATAAACACG AAACTGAACTCGCCGACCTTGTCTGTAAATAGTGAAGGTTTTATACCAATGCTGTCAAAATTGGATGACTGCATTGAATATGTTTCTTCAAAT CCCCACTTCAAGGACTATCCGGTTTATTTGGCCAAGTTTAAACAATGTCTTTCTAAAGCTATGCAATTCATGAAGATCCACATCGTAAACACTTTGCAGCATCTCACAAAACAGTTAACAAAAAGG gatCCAATGGGCTTGACCAACGCAGACAATGCCTTTACGCTTTACTACGTTAAGTATAGAGCAGCTGCGCCAAAAGTTAGG tCACTGATTGAACAGATCGAGCAGCGAGCGGAGAAGATTCCACA ATACCATCAGCTCCTGGATGAGATCCATCAGTGCTACCTCGACCAGAGAGATCTGCTCCTCAGTCCCAGCATTACATCCACCATTACGGACCTGACcaaccaaaacaacaaagaccACTGCGCTCTG GTTCGCAGCGGCTGTGCCTTTATGGTTCACGTCTGCCAGGATGAACACCAACTGTACAATGAGTTCTTCTCTAAACCTACACCTACACTAGA CGAGCTGCTAGAGAAGTTATGTTTGTCCCTGTATGATGTCCTCCGGCCTCTAATCATCCACATCATCCACCTGGAAACCCTGTCTGAGCTCTGCAGTATCCTCAAGAATGAGATGCTGGAAGATCATGTTCATAACAACG CTGCTCAGTTGGGGGCCTTTGATGGATTAGTGAAGCAGATGCTGGAGGATGTCCAGGAGAGGCTGGTGTACAGGACTCACATTTATATCCAGACTGATATCCTAGGCTACAACCCGGCTCCAGGGGACCTGGCCTATCCTGATAAACTGGAGATGATGGAG AAAATTGCTCAGAGCTTAAAGGAAGAGCAGGTGAAGCGGATGTCACAAGAGTCCATGTTTTCTGATGTTCAGCTTGAGGATCCTGATGGGAGAAGAAACAGTAATGCTG GGAGTGTAGAAGCATCACACCTCCAGACATCTATCTCTCCTGCTGATCTGCACGGAATGTGGTACCCTACTGTAAGACGAACGCTGGTTTGTCTGTCCAAGCTctacagatgtatagatgtgaGTCTTCAATTTTTATTT GCAGAAGATTGGCCATTTGGCCTGGTGCTGTGCAAACTCGTCCCCTTCGTACAGAAAAGCTCTGTTGGAATTACTGTGTTGAGCTTATGTGCTTTGAGTGTCGACAG ATACCGTGCTGTAGTATCCTGGAATCGAATCAAAGGCATCGGGGTTCCAGTGTGGACAGCAATCGAAATAACTCTGATATGGGTTATTTCTATCTTGCTGGCTGTGCCTGAAGTTGTCGGCTTTGATATGATTACAATGAACTATAAAGACAAGCATCTGAGAATATGTCTGCTCCATCCCGTGCAAACCGCGCCATTCATGCAG TTTTATAAATCAGTAAAGCACTGGTGGCTCTTCGGCTTCTACTTTTGCATGCCACTGGCTTGGACCGCCGTCTTCTACGCACTAATGACCAGGAAAATGCTCAGGAACACTGAGAATACATTAAGCGACCACACCAAGCAG agAAGAGAAGTTGCCAAAACCGTCTTCTGTCTGGTGATTGTGTTCGCACTTTGTTGGTTGCCTCTATATCTAAGCAGAATCTTGAAATCAACCATATATGATGAGAAAGATCCTAAAAGGTGTCAGCTACTGAG TGTCTTTCTCGTCCTGGACTATTTTGGCATTAATATGGCATCACTCAACTCGTGCATCAACCCTATCGCATTGTACACAGTCAGCCATAGATTTAAAAGATGTTTCAAG GCATGTCTGTGCAGTTGGTGTCCTCTTCAAGATGTTTCCCAGGACGAG CTGCAGTCTGTTTTGAAGTCCAGAATGCAGGATCAAGcctcagagcagagcagcaacaTCAAAGCTCACAAGCAGACTTCCACACCTCTACCTGAGCAGGACACCTTACCGTGTTAA